GAGCACGATCCCCTGGGAGCGGGTGCGGCAGGCCGGCTCGAAGCTGACCACGCCGCTGCACCCCGACGACTACCTGAGGTTCATCAACCCGCTGTGGAGCCAGCGCGAGCTGCGCGGGCGCATCGAGAAGGTGGTCGAGGAGACCGAGGACGCCGCCACGCTCGTGATCCGTCCCGGCTGGGGCTGGCGCTTCGACCACCGCCCCGGCCAGTACGTCGGGATCGGCGTCCAGGTCGACGGCCGGTTCCAGTGGCGCTCCTACTCCATCTCCTCGGCGCCCCGGCGCTCCGGGCGCCACATCGCGATCACGATCCGCGCCATGCCCGAGGGCAAGCTGTCGGGCCACCTGGTGAGCCTGACGCCGGGCACCATCGTCCGGCTGGCGGCCCCCGAGGGCGACTTCGTCCTGCCGGACCCGCCTCCGGCGCGGATGCTGTTCCTGGTGGGGGGCAGCGGGGTCACCCCGGTGATGGCGATGCTGCGCACCATGGACCGCCGCGGCCACCTCGGACCTGAGGGGACCGAGGTGGTCATGCACTACTCCAGCCCCACCGAGGAGCGGATGATCTTCCGCGACGAGCTGCTGGCGCTGGAGGAGAAGCACGACTCCTTCCACCTGCACCGCCTGCACACCGACACCGAGGGGATGCTCGAGCTCGCCCACGCCGAGCGTGGTCTCGACGCCTTCTGCCCCGACTGGCGCGAGCGCGAGACCTACGCCTGCGGGCCGGCGCCGATGCTCGACGCGATCACCGAGCACTTCGAGCGAGAGGGGCTCGAGGAGCAGCTGCACCTCGAGCGCTTCACCCTGCAGCTCGGCGGCGAGGGCGGGGAGGGCGGCACGCTGACCTTCCGCAACAGCAACAAGACGATCGAGGCCGACGGCGCCACCACCGTCCTCGAGGCGGGCGAGCAGGCCGGCGTCGGCATGCCCTACGGCTGCCGGATGGGCATCTGCCACACCTGCACCCTCACCCTCGTCTCGGGCCGGGTCCGCGACCTGCGCAACGGCGATGAGTTCGACCAGACCAACGAGCAGGTGCAGACCTGCGTGACCGCCGCCGTCGGCGACTGCACCTTCGACATCTGACCGGAAGGACCACCATGGCCATCAGTGACGTCACCGAGTACATGCACCTCACCGACGAGCAGGTCGAGGAGCTCGGCCGTGAGCTCGACAGGATCCGCGAGGAGGTGGAGGCCTCCCGGGGCGCCGACGACGCGGCGTACATCCACCGGATGATCAAGGTGCAGCGCGGGCTGGCCGCCGCCGGGCGGCTCACGCTCATGCTCACCCCGCACTCCAGGAAGACCCGCGTCCCCGGTGCGGTCGCCGGGGCCGCGCTGCTCGGCCTGGCCAAGATCCTCGAGAACATGGAGATCGGCCACAACGTCATGCACGGGCAGTGGGACTGGATGAACGACCCGGAGATCCACTCCTCCAACTGGGAGTGGGACACCGCTCAGCCGGCCGAGCAGTGGAAGCACTCCCACAACTACGTGCACCACCAGTTCACCAACGTGCTCGGCTACGACAACGACATCGGCTACGGCATCCTGCGGATGGCCCGCGAGCAGCGCTGGAACCCCGCCAACCTGGGGCAGCCGGTCTACAACGCGGCGCTGGCCACGCTGTTCCAGTGGGGCGTCGCCCTGCACGACCTCGACATCGAGCGCATCCGCAAGGGCGAGAAGGACCCCGCGGAGATGAAGCGGCAGCTGGGCCAGATCCTGCGCAAGGGACGCAACCAGATCCTCAAGGACTACGTCGTCTACCCGGCGCTGTCCGGGCCGCGGTGGCGCACCACGCTCACCGCCAACGCGACCGCCAACCTCACCCGCAACCTGTGGTCCTACGTCATCATCTTCTGCGGTCACTTCCCCGACGGGGCGATGCACTTCACCGAGGAGGAGATCGAGGACGAGACCCGCGCCGAGTGGTACCTCCGGCAGATCCTCGGCGCCGCCAACTTCGAGGGCGGTCCGCTGCTGCACATCCTCTCGGGCAACCTCGGCTTCCAGATCGAGCACCACCTCTTCCCCGACCTGCCGAGCAACCGGTACGCCGAGATCGCCGAGCGCGTGAAGGAGCTCTGCGCCCAGTACGACATCCCCTACACCATCGGACCGCTGCACAAGCAGTACGGCCAGGCGCTGCGCACGATCATGAAGCTCTCGTTGCCCAACCGGTTCACCAGCTCCGACAAGCCGCCGCAGCCGCCGACCCGACCCGACTCGGTGGAGGCGCCGCCGGTCGACAAGGGCCGCAAGTCCGACGCCGAGCGGCCGCCGCGGCGCAGCGAGCTCGGCGGGTGGTCCCGCCAGCAGCGGGCGTCGTAGATGCTGCGCGGTCTCAGTCGTGCCGTCGACCCGGTCTCCGCGCCGTTCGCGTGGGAGGCCGGGGCCGACGGCCGTCGCGAGCTGGTCGGCGTCCGCGTGACCCAGTGCGCTCTCTCCCGCATCTGCGGGGCGTGCGCGGAGTCGCTCGGGCGGCCGATCGCCTTCGTCGGGGACGACCTCGAGGTGGCCCGCAACGCCTTCCACGCCCCGCCGCTGCACGAGGCGTGCGCGGAGGGCCTGGCCGCGGCCGAGCCGTCGTGGCGGGTGGTCCGCACGGCCGCCTTCGAGTTCGTCCGCCCCACCAAGGACGACCTGGACCGGCGACCCACCTTCCAGCCCAGCGCGCTCCTCGCTGACTGACTCCGATCATCGACCGGGTCTCGACAGGCTGGCGCCGGAGCGATCAGAACCCCGTGCGGCAGTACGGCGCGGGGCCGGCGTGGTCGGCCATCGCGGCGAACGTCTCCACGTCCGGCCCGGTGACCCGGCCGGCGGCCGCCATGGTCGGCACCAGCCGGTCGCCGAGGTAGAGCGTGGCCAGGGTCTCGGCGGACAGCGCGACGCCGGGGGAGTCCTCGGTGCGCTCGACCCGGGCGCGCCCCTTGTCGGTGCTGATCCGCCAGCGCCCGGCGATGTGTCCCAGGTCGTCGGCGACCTCCAGCACCACCGAGGCGTCCTCGCGCCACGGCCGGGCCTCGAGCGCGGTCGGGAGGTCCAGGATGCGCAGCCAGAGCATGTCGCGCTGCTCCTTGGTCTCGACCGTGCGCGGGTCGACCACCGCGTGGTCGAGCGGGTCGTCGAGGAGCACCCGGGCCCGGACGTGGGAGATCAGGTCCACGTCGGCGAGGAACTGCCACAGCCGCAGGTGCGCAGCAGGTGTCAGCGCGACCATGTCGGCGACGCGGATGTGGTGCTGGTCGTGGGTCTCGCCCTCCTTGACCCGGTAGGTGCAGTAGCCGTCCGCACGTCCGTCGGCGTCGAGGTGCAGCACCGTGGACAGCACCCGGTCCGGCCCGCCGGTCTCCCAGTTGAAGTCGCCGCTGAAGACCTGCTCGTAGAACGCGGGCCGCGCGACCTCGCCGCGGGTGCGGGCCAGGTGCTCGGCGT
This genomic window from Nocardioides marinus contains:
- a CDS encoding ferredoxin reductase, translated to MTSTIPWERVRQAGSKLTTPLHPDDYLRFINPLWSQRELRGRIEKVVEETEDAATLVIRPGWGWRFDHRPGQYVGIGVQVDGRFQWRSYSISSAPRRSGRHIAITIRAMPEGKLSGHLVSLTPGTIVRLAAPEGDFVLPDPPPARMLFLVGGSGVTPVMAMLRTMDRRGHLGPEGTEVVMHYSSPTEERMIFRDELLALEEKHDSFHLHRLHTDTEGMLELAHAERGLDAFCPDWRERETYACGPAPMLDAITEHFEREGLEEQLHLERFTLQLGGEGGEGGTLTFRNSNKTIEADGATTVLEAGEQAGVGMPYGCRMGICHTCTLTLVSGRVRDLRNGDEFDQTNEQVQTCVTAAVGDCTFDI
- a CDS encoding fatty acid desaturase family protein, translated to MAISDVTEYMHLTDEQVEELGRELDRIREEVEASRGADDAAYIHRMIKVQRGLAAAGRLTLMLTPHSRKTRVPGAVAGAALLGLAKILENMEIGHNVMHGQWDWMNDPEIHSSNWEWDTAQPAEQWKHSHNYVHHQFTNVLGYDNDIGYGILRMAREQRWNPANLGQPVYNAALATLFQWGVALHDLDIERIRKGEKDPAEMKRQLGQILRKGRNQILKDYVVYPALSGPRWRTTLTANATANLTRNLWSYVIIFCGHFPDGAMHFTEEEIEDETRAEWYLRQILGAANFEGGPLLHILSGNLGFQIEHHLFPDLPSNRYAEIAERVKELCAQYDIPYTIGPLHKQYGQALRTIMKLSLPNRFTSSDKPPQPPTRPDSVEAPPVDKGRKSDAERPPRRSELGGWSRQQRAS
- a CDS encoding GNAT family N-acetyltransferase translates to MSNDAHPDLILGTLDVHATDEETLAALHAYGDAWSTAFLEGRLDEEKRKRWLTHSRADDVTFRFARPRSTVAGPSRPVATFSSWDQEMNVGGPELLPLRMITDVTVAPTHRRRGLLRRLMSEDLADAAAKGVPLAALTVSEGSIYGRFGFGPATRLRSVEVDVRPGRFRLRHDATDEPGSLQLVEPKDAYPLTREVYAEHLARTRGEVARPAFYEQVFSGDFNWETGGPDRVLSTVLHLDADGRADGYCTYRVKEGETHDQHHIRVADMVALTPAAHLRLWQFLADVDLISHVRARVLLDDPLDHAVVDPRTVETKEQRDMLWLRILDLPTALEARPWREDASVVLEVADDLGHIAGRWRISTDKGRARVERTEDSPGVALSAETLATLYLGDRLVPTMAAAGRVTGPDVETFAAMADHAGPAPYCRTGF